In Rhodopirellula sp. P2, the DNA window GAAGGCCTCGCCATCCAGCCCGACAACGCGGAACTGCATCGCAACCTGGGTGTGATCTCACTGTTGCTGGGTGACTACGACCGAGGCTGGAACGAATACCGTTGGCGTTGGCGAATGCCCGGTGTTGGCCGCCCCGCGATCACGGATCACTTGCGGTCCGCTGGCGGACATGTGCCCGTTTGGTCCGGCCAACCGCTGGACGGCAAAACCGTTTTGATCTATCCCGAACAAGGACTCGGCGATGCGATTCATTTCCTGCGGGTCGCTGGAGCACTTGCTCAGGGTGGCGCTCGGGTGATGGTCGTCTGCCCACCGAAACTGATTCCCCTGTTCTCATCCGCCATCGGCAGCACCGGACTTGGAATCGAATGCCTGATTCCAGACGTCGATGCCCAATCCGCCTTGATGAGCCTGCCTGCCGGGACAACGGTCGATTTCCAAGGGTCATTCCTCGAAGTGCTGGACGGTTTGTACCAACGCGATGGCAAACTGCACGACGGCTGCGATTTGTTTGAGAAAACAGAGTCAGGGCAGTACGCGGGCTACTTGGATGTTCCCGAATCAACCGTTCACTACTGGGGAAATTTCCTACAGCCATGGAGACAATCCGGCCAGAAACTGATTGGGCTCAATTGGCAGGGCAACCCAGAACACCACGCCGATGTCTATCGCAGCGTTCCTTTGGAAACGTTCCGGCCGTTGATCGAGACGCCCGGGCTGAAATCCATCAGCTTGCAATTTGGCCACGGATCGGAGCAACTTGACCAAAGCGATTTGGGAGATTTGGTTCACCGCTTGCCTGACAAGCTGGATCAATCCGGTGGACAATTTGTGGACACCGCCGCGGTGCTTCGCAATTTGGATGCCTTGGTCACCACCGACACGGCCATTGCCCACTTGGCGGGATCGCTTGGTGTACGCACGATATTGCTGCTGGGCAAAGTTCCCGATTGGCGTTGGCTCCGATCGGGGGAGACGACTCGTTGGTACCCCAGTGTCGAAATCGTTCGCCAGACCGAGCTCGGG includes these proteins:
- a CDS encoding tetratricopeptide repeat-containing glycosyltransferase family protein: MPTLAEILQQSWQVHQSGNVDAAMQMYRGVLRQVPQSADAWVYLGIAQFDKRDFTGAVDSYQKAIGLRANFPIAWNNLGNAFRMLGEVDRAEASFANALQQQPGYLSAIKNRGTLWIWNGEIERGLKWYEEGLAIQPDNAELHRNLGVISLLLGDYDRGWNEYRWRWRMPGVGRPAITDHLRSAGGHVPVWSGQPLDGKTVLIYPEQGLGDAIHFLRVAGALAQGGARVMVVCPPKLIPLFSSAIGSTGLGIECLIPDVDAQSALMSLPAGTTVDFQGSFLEVLDGLYQRDGKLHDGCDLFEKTESGQYAGYLDVPESTVHYWGNFLQPWRQSGQKLIGLNWQGNPEHHADVYRSVPLETFRPLIETPGLKSISLQFGHGSEQLDQSDLGDLVHRLPDKLDQSGGQFVDTAAVLRNLDALVTTDTAIAHLAGSLGVRTILLLGKVPDWRWLRSGETTRWYPSVEIVRQTELGDWKPCVEAVLSKLA